From the Anabaena cylindrica PCC 7122 genome, the window AAAAAAGCTGCTTTTGCCTTGAATGGTCTGAATAAGCCTGATTTTTGTTGCTGTTAGCAATTTTCAGCTATTTTCAGGTAAATGAACTACATTTTTCTCAGATAGAGGCGCAAAGCCAGAAGAAAATAGAGAAACAAGAGTGTAGTAGTAATACATGAATCCTGCTGTGTTCAGAAATTCCCAGAACTCTTTCATATAAGGGGTTTAGAGCCATTCGCAGATTTTTACTATCTTGGTTTAATGCCTAATTGTTGGTAAATGGGTAACTCATGGTCTAGAATGGAGATCTAAATATTTATATCTTTTTTGGATGAGCTTGGATAGCTCGCCCGTTGCTGAAACGACTGGAAATCGTTTCGCTGTTTTGGTCTTCTCATTCTTTCTAGTTCTAGACTTTTCCGTTCTAGACTTTTGAGTTGTCCTGTTACCTAAACTAAGCAACTAGCGGACTACCCAGCTTTTTTTTTGGAGTGGTGAGACTCCCCTAACAAAGACTGATTGATTGAATTCAGCAGTTCTATTTTTAGATCCATACACAAAATTCCTTGGTAAATGCAGTCTTTTTATTGTAACCCGGTGAAACTGCCACTGACGTAGCCACATCTCCCTTATTTCGCATCAAAAGGGGATTTTTGCAGTCAGAGACAGTTGCATAAGTAAATATTTATAGATTATGCCATATTGGCAAGAACAGTGTTTGAAAACGGATCTATCTTCTCCGCAGAAAAAAACCCTTATTTAGCAATGGTTTTAGCGACAGATTATCCGGGGATACTAGAGTTTTCATCCGGGGATACTAGAGTCTTTGTTCTAACACTCAAAGTCATATACAGCAAAGATTAGAAGCCTATTTTTCCAACTTTTTTATTTAGAACCAAATTTTGTTTTAGAACTAAACTAGAACAAAAACTAGTACAGCGATCCCAACTAGCCGCTTAAAGCTGATAGCGGGAGTAAGCTATGAAATGCACCAAAACGATTGAAAACGTTACCCAAATAGAGTTTCAAAAAAAATTTTCAACTTTAACAATACTGTAGCCAAATTACGAGGGTTAAACGGCTGTAGAAGCATTGTGAATACGACCAAGAGAGGTAGTGCGATTCGATGTTAGCTGAATCACGGTAATCAGTCCGTACATAAGCCAACCAACCTAATCCAATCATGGAAAAAGGTTGAACTCTCGGTCTGATATGGGTGAAAGTCCCATCTACCAGACTCAGGTATGACTCCCTATCTGCCCATGATGACCCGACTCGGCTTCGGGAGGTCAAAGCTGGGAACAGGACGCAATCAGACATCCGTTGTGGGGTGACACTTGGCGTTAACGGGGAGTTCCTACGGTGAAACAGAGCCTAGAAAAGCAACCTACTTGGAAGCAGGACACAACACCAAAATCCTGACTTTACTGGAGTTTAATTCCCGCCGCATTTTGCCTCAATAGCGGTAAGAGTCCAGGGAATTCAGTGGTTGAATTGGCTACACCTAACGGAACGAACAATCTCACCGAGGGAACGAATAAAAACGAGTTGAGGGTCTAAGGGCGGTCGAACCCATTCGTAGGCTGGACGAGCAGCGGAAATCCTTCAATTCGGGTAGGACAGACCGTAATTGGTCTGAGGTGTTCAGAATACACAGATTGGAGCAGAGCATGATTAGACACAGAGACAACTCTAGTGAATCCTGGAAAACCCTACCGTGGAAACAATTCCGCCGTAACTTATTCCGCCTACAAAAACGCGTGTATAAAGCTGTTCAAGTTGGCGACAAGCGCAAAGCGAAGTCCCTACAAAAGCTGATTCTGAAATCGACCGCAGCGAGATTACTGGCAATCCGTCAAGTAACACAGCTAAATGCTGGGAAAAAGACAGCGGGAATCGACGGGAAAACCGCGCTCACATTTGAGCAAAGGTTTCAACTAAGTGAAAAGCTTAGAACCGAAGCTAATAACTGGAAACACCAGGGATTACGAGAAATACCCATTCCCAAAAAGGATGGTAAAACCCGGATTCTCAAAGTCCCCACTATTGCAGACAGGGCTTATCAATGCCTTGTCAAATACGCATTAGAACCAGCACACGAAGCAACCTTCCATGCTAGAAGTTATGGGTTCAGAACGGGGCGTTCAGCGCAAGACGCGCAAAAATACCTGTACACTAACCTAAATTCTAGCGTCAACGGAATAGAAAAAAGGGTTATAGAACTCGATATCGAAAAATGCTTTGATAGGATAAATCACACCGCCATCATGGACAGACTCATCGCTCCGTATAGCATAAGACTAGGAATCTTCCGATGTCTCAAAGCCGGAGTCAACCCAGAGTTTCCCGAACAAGGAACACCTCAAGGTGGGGTGGTAAGTCCACTTTTAGCTAACATCGCCTTAAATGGGATTGAAAGTATTCATAGATACCACATTCAGGGTCTTAGGATTACAAACAAAACCAAAGGGTATAAGATTGTCGAGCCATCAGTACGATATGCAGATGACATGATAATAATACTTAGACCAGAAGACGATGCTAAAGAAATACTTGACAAAATCAGTCGGTTTCTAGCAGAGCGGGGAATGAAAGTCAGCGAGAAAAAGACAAAGCTAACCGCTACGACAGATGGGTTTGATTTCCTAGGCTGGCACTTCAAAGTCCAGAAAAACGGAAAGTTTAGATGCGTCCCATCAGTGGACAATTATAAAGCTTTTCGCAAGAAAGTAAAATTTATCGTCAACAACTCGAATTATGGTGCTACCGCAAAGGCTGAGAAATTAAGCCTTGTAGTTAGAGGTTGGAGGAATTACCACCGCTTCTGCAAGATGGACGGGTCGCGTAACTCGCTATATCACATCCAACACAGAGCTTTCAGGGTATTCAATAAGGAAACTAAGCAAAACCGCTACACTAGCAAGCAATTACTAGATAAGGCGTTCCCAGCAGTTCCTTACTCCGAAAATAAACACATCAATGTTAAAGGTGAAAAATCGCCCTACGACGGAGATTTGAATTATTGGAGCGAACGCAACAGTAAATTATACGACGATAATACCTCTAAAGCCCTCAAACGGCAAAGCCATAAATGTGGACATTGTGGGTTAAAAACGCTCAGTGATGAGAAGGTACATTTACATCATATAGATGGAAACCATAAGAATGGTAAACCCAAAAACCTTCTAGCAATTCACGAAAGCTGCCATGATTACATCCATATCAGCAAAGGCGCAAGCTAAGAACATCGGAAGCTGGGTGCGGTGAAAGTTGCACGCCCAGATTTAACAGAGAGGAGCGCGGGATAATACCCGCCTTCGACTCTACCAGCTTGGCAAAAATCTGGGATAATAAAATAGGCTCAGGCTGTTCAGGAAGCATTTTTAACATTTCCCGAACATATCGAAAACCACGGCAATAAGCCTTTATATCAACAATGCCAGAGCCGGGATTATCTTCACGAAACTGAGCTAAAAGATAATGGGATAAATTGACCATAAAAAAGAAAGATTGACAGCATTAGTCACCGTAGTTTGACCCCTGTTCATAAAATCCTCCAATCCCCAAAATTGTTTGGCATCACGAAAATTAAATTCGATTTGGAAGCGCAGTCTATAGTAGTCGATTATTTTCTCATAAGATAAAGTTAGGTCACTAGAAAACAGAATTACGTGACTGCAAGCATTAGTTTTGAGATTAGTTTTTACCAAAATCACTACATTCAGAGGCTGGGCAAATTCTTTATGCAGTAACGTGGCTTGATAAGTATCGGTTTGGATATCTTCTTCAATACTATTTTGACGCAAATATTCACCAGGAATATTACGCCAGTCCAACTTATCCCCGTATTTACGACGAGAACGGTGATTAGGTTCAGGATTTTGGTAAGGTATATACAATGCTGAATCGTGGCGTAACTTAGAAATTATGTGTAACTTCACCTGCCTAGCCATCTGCAAAGCATTATTGTTTCCAAAGTGACCATCTACAACTAAGTAAGTGAGAGGAACAAAATTAGCTACTAACTTGAATAATTCATTAATCATCGTCTTTATTCGTAGTAATTCAGATGTGAAAACTACCTCTTTCTTATTTTTATTCTTACTTCCTTTAGGTCGTCCACGTCCACGTTTTTCTTGGGTTTTTATTTCTGGGCTTGGCGATACATTAATTTTTTCTACGTCGCTCTTTATTACCTGTTCTATCTGAATCGGAAATGAGTGTCTTTGTTGAACACTTACTAATGATAAGGTAAAGAAAGATAGCCCCGATATTGGTTTGCTTATTAAACTGGAAAAGAACCTATCTAATCCATAGGTTTTTTTTCCAGCCTTGCTTATTACCACTTCGTCTCCTGCCAACAAATAAACATCATTTGGGCAAAACAAATGCCTACGGAAAAACACCCAAAACACCGTTGCCCACGGTATGACTGTCCGAAAGAATCTGATTACCGTCCGATAACTACCACCACTAAGCGTCCACCGCGATATTCCCAACATTGTGACTCGCCCGCTCATGGCTAACATGGCCATGATGATCTGGTTCAACTGACGCATTGTCGTCACTTTTATTTCTGGTAGTAGGCATTGCAAGAGTGTTAGGATATCGAACATGGGCTGTATGTGGCTTTCGAGTTGTCGTTGTGGAAGACTATAACTCTACTACATCAGCCCTCTTTTTATGCTCTTTTTTTGGCTACAGTATTGTTTAAATATAAGATTTTGACAAACTGGGTACACGCCTAAAGCTGTAGGTAGTTCATATTTTGATATCTAAGAGAATCCGTATATATGCTGATTGTTGTGGACTTAGTGGGCGATCGCCTCGTTCCACCAGTGAGATAAACTTTTGAGATACATTCAATAAACTAGCTAATTTAGTCTGTGGCCAGCCTTTAGCAATCCGCGCTTCCCTCACTTGGCTGCCAGTCAATTTAATATCTTCTGGTGTTGTCTCCTTGGTTTTGGGCTGTAATCGTTCTACTTTTGGCTTAACTTTGGATGCTATTAGTTCAGGAATAGGATGTGGAGGTTTAATGGTCAGCTTGGCATCCAGTAGTTTTTGAAAGTAGCCTTTAGGCTGTTTCTGCATGGACTCAGGTCTGAGCGATTCAGGGTATGTTTTTGGGTCAAATACAATTTGCCAACCCAAATTAAGCAAATACTGCAAAGCATTATCCCATCGCTGCTTTAGATCGTAAGCTCTCCGGTAATTAGATAAAGCTTTATCTAGTTCTGTTTTGGGCAAGGCAATTTCTATTAGCTCCTGTACCCTGTAGTTGCCATCAAGACGAACCCGGCTATCCAATGTCAAATATATAGCCAACCTTAAGGTGAGTTCTTCGTGATAAGGATCAATTTCTAAAACTTTTTGAGCTAAGTAGCCAAACTGATATAAAGCTGACCGCGATTCTGCTCCTGCTCGGTTTAAAAAGTATTTAGTCCAAGCACCTGGTTGAACAATAATCTGCACTTCATCAGGCTCTTCTATCTTCCCAGATAAATTTACCTGACCATACGGCACAATCGTGATGTTCCACATCCGACCAACAGGTGTACTAGCATTTATACCACCTTTTCTATTTCTCCCTTCTATCCATACTGTTTTAACTAACAAACAATCCAATGCAAACGCGGTTTTTGCTATTTCTAGAAGTTTTTGATGTTTGGGTAAATCAGTGCGCTTATCCCAGCCTAGTTTTTCAATTAACGCACTACCTTTAATCGTAAATAAGCTGTCCCAAGGTTTATCCTGCTCCATTGTATAAGCAGCAAATATTAAGTGTAATTTAACACTATTAAACCCAAATTTATCAATAATCTGTTGGGCTTCATGCCAAGGAAGTAATGTGACATCACCGGGGGTACTAATATAATGCTCAATATAATTTTGGGGATTACCTTTAGCTCTGTGTTGCGCCACTGCTATCCCCTCTTCATTTTTTTGCCATGACTCTTGTTTTTTAATTTGAGAATTAATGCTTGAAAGCATAAGTGCTGCTGTAGGAATCGCTTCAAATGGCTGTGATTTAAATAATGAATTTTCTTGGCTGTCTCTATAGCCTTGAAGATGGTCATTTATTGGATTATAGTAATTTTGGATGGTATTTTCATCAACTTGATATCTTGCGGAAATTATTGAAGATATCGTACTATATAATACTTCATTAAAGATGGATTCAAACAATTCAGAATTATCTGATGTTTCAGTGACAGATAATGCCGAATTAGATAGAAAATACTGATTTAATTTATCACGGATAACTTGTCTAATATTATCTTGAATTTCCAATAAAATAGGCGGAATAAGTTTCTCTAGATCATGAGAACTAGGAAGTTTTGATGGATCTTGATTCATAACATTAGATTGGTAGGCAACCCTTATCAAATATTGTTAGGAGAAAAATGCACCAAATTTTCTGATATTTTTGATTACCAATTAAATACTAATAATAGTTTGGTCAATATTCAGTATAATTTAAAGTGAGACTGAACAGGAAATTATCAGAATAACTGGTTGAATTGAAAACAGGTGATCAAAAATATAGAACTCATGTTTGATTAAAAAAAATGGCTCTTCAGCACTTGTTATGCTAAATTATTAAGATAAATGCCAATTGAGCAAGCATCTAATTCGGAAATTTTCAAAGTTTCTAAACCCATAGCTAGAACGTTTAATTAACTTGAGTTTGTTATTAATTCCTTCCACAGCACCACTGGTTGTCCGGTTGTCAAAGTAAGCAATAATTTCATCAAACCAACGAATAATAGTATTGTTACTATTTGGGAAGTATTTTTTAGCTTTTGATAGCCAGATACCTAGTTTAAAGACTCCCGTATACCAATCATGGGTCTGATTAAAAATTTTCCGAAATTTTTCCTTTAATTCATGCATTGCTTTCAAGACAGGAGAGACATTTTTCACTTGGATAAGTTTATTCAATTGCTCCTCACTTAAATTTTCTTCATTCTTAAGCAAGGGATATTTACTATTCTTCAGTCCTAATAATATTTCTTCATATTTAGATTTCTCTTCTGCTGATTTTGCTTTCTTAATTAACTCTTCTACACTGCGTTTTTCTTTTTTCTTTGTGTATCTAGTTCTTTATTTATCTGTGTCATTACATGGAATCTATCTGCGACTACCTGGGCATTTGGCATTAATTCTGTGACTAAATTTTTATAGCCTTGCCACAAATCTATACTAACTTCTTCTATTTTTTCTAAAACCTCATATCCCCATTCCATCAGGGTTTTCTTGATTATTTCTTGTGTGCGTCCGTTCAATATAGCAATTAGAGTAGATGTATCTAAATCTATTAATACTGCACAGTAATTACCTTTTCCTTTAATCAGGGCTATTTCATCCAGTCCAAGTCTTTTTAGGTTCAAAGGTTTTAAATTGGGTAACACTTCAGATGCATCTTTTAGCATCCGTTCTATTTCTTCTGTCGTCACTATACCTTTTGATGCTACACTATTAATATCATTTTCTAAAACTTCTTGTATTGTCTTATCTGCTAGACGTTTTGTATAAGTTCTTTTTTTGCTCACAAAATCCAAGTCTTCACTAAATGGTTTTTTACATACAGCGCATTTGAACTGTCGTCTATTAATTTCTAAAAATACTGGGTTTTCTCCAAAAGGTAAGTCTTTAATAATATGTCGATGATTTTGATGTAATTTATGGCTTGTTGTGCCACAGTTGGGGCAAGTACTATATAACTTTTTTGATTCGGTTTTTAACATTATTCCAATCCCACTATGAAGACGATGCGATATGACTTTTACGTCGTCTAAATCAAGAAGCTCTGTTAAAACTTTGATATCTCTTTTGCCATTCATAACTCGATATTTACCTAAAAACGGGATAGATTATATTTATAGTTAAGAATATGTAGCTTCATATGTCAATACCTATAAAGATTTCAGCCATTTTTGGAGATATTTTTTAATATTATTTTTCCGTCCCTGCTAATAATTTGGCATAATAGGTAATGAAGAGCCAAAAAAATTGCGTACACCTGAATCTACCATCTTCTTGCCTATTAAATATCCATTAATTTCAAAGCACTACTATCATTTGGTCTAGCCTTAAGATACCTGTCAGTGATAGCTAAATTGCTATGACCTAAAGTATCCTTAATCAACACCGGGTTTACCCCCCTTTCTGCCGCGTGTGAACCATGAGCATGACGCAACCAATGACAACTAACTTTATCACTCAAACCTGCTGCGGCTGCCACCACCTTAATAATGGGATGGAGATTCTGGCGTTCTAGATGTCCCCCCTTCTGACTAGAAAACACAGCATCTGTAGCCAAGGCATCCCCTTTAAATTCCATCAGTTCTGTCCACAACTTTGATTTGAGTAAAATAGTGCGCGACTTGTTACCTTTACCCTGTCGCACATACACTTGCCCACTATCACCTCTAGCTTGAAGTTCCCCCCAAGTTAACTGGCAAAGCTCATGAGAGCGCAAGCCTGCCTGATACAACAATTTTACAATTAACAGATTGCGTTGAGCGATCGCTTGCCGTTTAGCAGTTTTAGCATCATCCACCATCGCTGCTGCCGCCCGTATCATCAACTTAATATCAGCCTCATCCAAATAGCGTTCATTAATCGCATCAGGTATTTCTCCCAATTTCAAAGCCATCCCCACATTAAAGGGCAAATAACCAATTTTGTGAGCAAAACTAATCAAACTTTTCACCGCTGCCAGATAAATGCGCCTAGTGCTGGCAGATTGTGTGGAAAACTGAGTGCTGTACTCCACCAAATCCTCATAAGTAATGTGGCGCAAAGGTTTCCTCAAAAACCGCAAGAAATGCTTAACGTAACGCTGATAGGCACGCACCGACGACTCCGCCTTACCATCCAACCACAAAGTAATCAACTTCATTTCAGCTTGAGCCGGGGATAGTTCCGAGATGGCCTGGCGATATTGAGAAACGTGGACGAGTGAGAGAGGCATAATTTCTACACTATGATCAATAAGACATAACCCAAGTTAAGTCTGGTTTTATGTTGTCTGATTTTTATTGTCACCCTTAATGGGTAATCCAAATCCATCTCTCTGATTTATTAATTTGTGTAAAGTGCTGACTTACTTATGTGGTTGATTGGCTAATTGTTAAATCCAAGACATTATTTACCAAGGAACAACTAAGTAAAAAGTAGTTTGCTAATGCAGCCCTTCACCTTTTTCTGGGATAAGATTCTGATCAAATCCGGTTAAATGCACATAGTTTCAATCCTGTAATCACAGGATTTGTAGCTGATTTTTAGGGTGGTTGTTCTTTGGAGATTTGATATCACATTATGTTTCAGATTTGGTTGTGCAAATTGCTCTAACGTTTTCAGCCGATAACCCCGGCATTTATGGCGGTAATCTCCTCAAAAATCAATGATTGAAACAATTATTGTCTTTGTCATTATTGGGCTAATTATCACGGTAATTTTAGCCAATCCCTTCCTCATTAAAAGGAGAAGAAACCGTCTCAAACGTCGCCCTTTTCCTCCCCTTTGGAATGCCGTTATTGAGAATAATCTTCCTATATATCTCTATCTGTCATCAGATGAAAGAAGGCGACTTCAAGGACATATTCAAGTGTTTTTAACCGAAAAGCAATTTATTGGCTGTAGAGGATTACAGGTGACAGAAGAAATGAAACTGATCATTGCGACTGTTGCCTGTTTACTTCTATTAAATGAACGAGGAGAATACTTTCCAAAATTGCGTTCAATTCTGGTTTATCCTAGTGCTTATATAGTCAAGGAAACGGCTGCTATTAGCAATTATGTTGTTGAGGAAAGGCGTGTCGCCAGACTAGGGGAATCATGGACAAAAGACCAGTTAATATTGTCTTGGGAACAGGTCAAACAGGATACTTTTAATTGGCAAGATGGACATAATGTTATCCTCCATGAATTTGCCCATCAATTAGATCAAGAGGATGGTAAAGCTGAAGGTGTGCCGATTTTACAACGCAACTCTGACCATCCGATTTGGGCAAAGGTGATGAGCGAAGCATATCAACAACTTTGTAACGATGTTCTCCAAGGAATCAATAATGTTATAGATAGTTATGGTGCAACGAATCCCGCAGAATTTTTTGCTGTAGCGACTGAGACTTTCTTTGAAAAACCACACCAATTGTTATCTCATCATCCGGCAGTTTATCAGCAGCTACAATGTTACTATCAATTAGATCCGGTGCAGTGGAATTATCCTACAGCTTCTGTCAATTTTGGCAAATAAGAAAGCGATATATAGGGCTACTATTCGATTTTTGATAGCGTGGCGTAAGCCATACAAGCTGTAAACAGTAAACAGTAAACAGTAAACCCCATCGAATCAACGATTGAGTCTCAGTATAATGAACAAGAATCAAACCGGATTCCTATAGTTTACGCACAGTTTTCAATCAAGGATAAAAAAGATAGCGGTTGGCTCATATTAGCAGCAAAGCCGAGAATTCCTGGATCTCGATGTTCGTAAAGTAATTGACCTTTGCTATCAAACAAAAAAGTGCCACCGCGCTGAGTTAAGTAGGCAGAATTCGGTACATAAGTCTGCCAATTTCTCAGGACTTCCACCATATTCCGTAGCCGCAGAGTAGCTAACTCAAAGGGGCGTTGAAAGCCACTGCCGCCGACTAATTGGAAAAACGAGCCTTGGAAAGCAGGCAGAGGAGTACCTTGAATGATTTCATCATCTCCAATAAGTTGAGGGGCTTTGCGGTCTCCCTTGTATCCCCGAAAAACTTCCGCCAGCGTTCCCGGACTACCAATCCCTGCACACATCAAAATTAGATTTAGCCAAGCTTTCCCAGACTCAGCAAGCCCAGGGAGAGAAATATTCAGACCAGAATAGAGATTGAGTTGGCGATGTAATTCTCCATTCGGTTCAACAAATAAATTTTCCGGCGGAAATCCTGTATATTCACAGAATCTTGTGCCAGAAGCGAGATTGCCAATTCCCACCGCACGAATAGCGAGTTTTTTATCTGTCAAGTTTTTAGCTTCACGCTGCAACCACCACGCATATTCAAGACTATCAAAATCTCCAAGTTGTGGCCAAACTAAGATAAGGATATGTGAGGCAGTCTGGCAGTTTTCTAGCAAGGGTCGGATTATGCCATCACTTACACGTTGATATTTGTTCTGATTAAGGATAGCGTAGGGGTTCATTGCCAGGTATAAATTGCTATTTAGCTATTAAATTTTAGCCCAATTTAACAGAATTTACATTGATTTTATCAAATTCCCGTAATATCCCGTCCCTTTATAGAGCGGGAGCATCAAGACAATTTTTGTTTAAGTTTAAGTTCCGTAGTTACCAAGAATCACCTACCGTAATATCTACTACCACAGGCACAGGGTTAAGAAACTTTTCAGCAGCAGCAACCATACATCTGTGTAGTATTTTGCTCACTCGCTCAACCTCATTCTCTGGACATTCCAGGACAATTTCATCATGGACAACACAAATCAACCTTGCATTAGTTCTACTTAACGGCTTAACAAGCTTCACCATCGCCAACTTATTAATATCTGCATTTAACCCCTGCACAGGATGATTGAGCATTTCTGCCAAAGAGGGTTTATCAGCCCATCTCCGTCTTCTTCCAGCTAAAGTCCGACTTTCTTTAACGCCCCGCAAATATGCCTGCTTAATCGTTTCATGCCACTTAGTCACACCAGAATAAGCATCAAAAAACCGCTTTCTAAAAGCTTTTGCTTCATCCAGTGTCATTGTTACACCATACTTAGTTTCAGCATAAATGCGAAGTTTGGCAGCCCCCATACCGTAAATCAGCCCAAAATTAATCGCTTTAGCCAGTCTACGGTCTTCCTCAGTAACCTCCGTGATCCGCTTACCAGTTACCAAAGCAGCTGTGAGTTTGTGCAAATCAGCACCTTGACGGTAGACTTGGCGCATCTTAGCATCACCAGAGAGACGCGCCACAATTCTTAATTCGATTTGCGAATAATCTGCTGCTAAAATTTGGTAGCCAGGTGCAGCAATAAAACAATTTCTAGCCGCCGCATGACGGGGAATGGTTTGTAATGGTGGGTGACGACAGGAAAATCTCCCAGACCTTGCTCCTAGTTGATAGTAATTGGGGTGAATTCTCCCAGTTTTGGGGTGAATGTGTTTAGGTAAACTATCAGTAAAAGTGGCAGTAATTTTGGCAAGGTGGCGATAGTCTAAAAGAGCTTTAATAATAGGATATTGATTGGCTAAGGGGACTAAATCTTTTTGATTAGTTGATTGTACTGGAATACCCATAGCCTGGAGAGAGGCTAATACTTGTGGGGGTGAATTAGGATTAACAGTATCCGTTAATTCTGGTAATAGTGATAGTTGAGATTTACCAGCAAGATGCAGTTGTTTCAACTGTTGAAGTGCATTTATTTTATCAGCTTCTAAAGAAGCACCCAGCGTTTGCCATCTAGACAAATCAAACAACATTCCATTGAGTTCCATTTGGGCGACAACAGGCAGACAATGAAATTCCAGTTGGGCAATTTTTAGCAATTTCGCCTGTGTTAATTTCTTGACTAAAATCGGGTAAAGGTCAAGTAAAATAGCAGCATCTGTAGCAGCATATTGTAATTGTGCTGGAGTCAGATGTTGATGCCAATTGCTGGTTTGTAATGTTTTATCTAGTTGTATATGTAACAGTTTACGAGTGATATTTTCTAAAGATGCACTGGTTTTAATGCCCGCATTCACAACTTGGTAAGCAAGTTGAGTATCGAAGAAATATCCAGAAGGTTGAAGTCCAGCTTGCGTGAGGAATTGCCATTCAAATTTGGCATTATGAGCAATTTTTACAGCAGAATTGCAGAAGAGTTTTTTGAGGAGCAAACGATAAATTCCAGTGCGTTCGCCTCCAGTGCAGTGTAGCTGATTATTTTCAGTATTGTGTTCTGCGCTATCGCGCACAGATATAGCTGGTAAATCAATTAGTACAACTGGGTAATTAGGTGCAGCTATTTGAATTAATCTAATTGTGTCAGTTAGAGGGTCGAGTCCTGTAGTCTCACAATCTAAGGCTAAAATTTCTGCATGAAACAAAGGTTTGATAACATTTTTGAGAGTGGGAATATCTTTGACTAAAATGTATTCTGGGGAGTAATTCATAGTGATGATAATTTGGCTTTTAAGCCATAAGTATTATAGCGGTATGCACTTGAATGAGATACAGAATCTACGGTAAGAGACTCTTAACTCCTGACTCGGTGACTCCTGCTATAGTTGGTATTCTTTGATAAGAATAATTAAATTAATTCGTAATTAAGTTTTGCACCGGGGATTTAGAACACGATACAAAACTTGTTGCATTTAAAAGCAGGGTAATTCAACCTTTAAACTTTGTAAAAGAGAGGTTTATATGTAATATCCCTCTCCTTATAACTTGATTCAATTAACTAATTTGACGCTGACCTTTACTTGTTTGGACAACCTGATGATGCTGGATATGCTGTTGAGAATTATTAATGGCAGTAGGAGCTAATTCTTGAATAATTGGTTTGACAATTTCTGGGGCAATTTCTAAGCGATTTTTAATTTGTGCTTGTAACCAAGCTAAAGGAACGCTTTTACCATTGACTGTTTGTTTGATAATTAGGTCAGATTTGGTTTTTGAAACTTTTTTAATGGCACTGGCAATTTTTCTGGCTGTGCGTAAATCAATTTTGTCTATGTTAATAGTAACTGAATTGTTGAGTTCAAGTTCTGGTTGTAAAGAAGTGCTATCATTTGATTGATTGCCATTGTCATTTTCAAAAGTCGTAGAAATACTAAATGTGGTTTCACGCGTGGTTAAATCATCATGCTCAGGAATATTTGATTGATTACAATTGTTATGTTCAACATTTGCAAAACTATTAACAACACAATTATAGTTAGCAGATAGATGACAATTTTCTTGTTCAACATTAAGATTGCTAT encodes:
- a CDS encoding DNA polymerase, giving the protein MNYSPEYILVKDIPTLKNVIKPLFHAEILALDCETTGLDPLTDTIRLIQIAAPNYPVVLIDLPAISVRDSAEHNTENNQLHCTGGERTGIYRLLLKKLFCNSAVKIAHNAKFEWQFLTQAGLQPSGYFFDTQLAYQVVNAGIKTSASLENITRKLLHIQLDKTLQTSNWHQHLTPAQLQYAATDAAILLDLYPILVKKLTQAKLLKIAQLEFHCLPVVAQMELNGMLFDLSRWQTLGASLEADKINALQQLKQLHLAGKSQLSLLPELTDTVNPNSPPQVLASLQAMGIPVQSTNQKDLVPLANQYPIIKALLDYRHLAKITATFTDSLPKHIHPKTGRIHPNYYQLGARSGRFSCRHPPLQTIPRHAAARNCFIAAPGYQILAADYSQIELRIVARLSGDAKMRQVYRQGADLHKLTAALVTGKRITEVTEEDRRLAKAINFGLIYGMGAAKLRIYAETKYGVTMTLDEAKAFRKRFFDAYSGVTKWHETIKQAYLRGVKESRTLAGRRRRWADKPSLAEMLNHPVQGLNADINKLAMVKLVKPLSRTNARLICVVHDEIVLECPENEVERVSKILHRCMVAAAEKFLNPVPVVVDITVGDSW